A window of Castanea sativa cultivar Marrone di Chiusa Pesio chromosome 8, ASM4071231v1 genomic DNA:
AGGGTGAAGGGGTGAGGGAATTTGATGatctgaagaagaaagagagagaacacGGGTTCGACagagagaaaaagttgaataaaatattgagaggagagagaaaattttgaataaaaaatgatttgtttGGTTTGGCATTTTCATCCGTACTGGGTTAAAGATGAGAGTGCACTGTAGcatgtttcaaaaaattttggcatttagCACCCCTCATGATGGTTTgtttttggcatttggcacacctgatAGTAATACTCTTACTATTAATaggttacaaatttttttagatatacaAACCTTGATGGAGTGGGATTTTATTGTCGTAGGCTGTAAAATAGCAACCGGGATGTTTACACCCCAATGCTAGTGTCAAAGCTGAGAAGAGTCTTAAAATTTAAACCGATGGACTTTATTAATCAAGTTTATTAGCTAAAATCATATTCCAGtgatattttattctttttactgAGCGTATTCCACTagatctattttattattattatgaacgAATTCCACTAGATCTTAGTATTTTGCATCACCATTAATTTTATGGAATGGTTGGCTATTATATGGTTTATTGTGTAGTGTAGTAGTTATTTCACTTCTTATACAAAAAAGAATTTATGGGCATATTTTATTGTTAGCACTGGCATTGCTACATCAATTTGTGATTAATCatgatctttaaaaaaaatcacgaTAATCATCTGGAGGCACATTGTTCACGCGTTATTAGAGCATTAGCAatgggttttttaaaaatatttcattttactatcttaaaagctattttatctattatactgTGGTGCCCTAGCCCAAAATGCCTAATGGATTTTGAGGTCAGACTCCCAATTTATTTGCTTAAGGTGGGTAAAGAGTTTCCTACAATGTAAAAACCTTTTGAGACCAACCTAACGGCCTAAGTGAAGGAATCTAAGGCCCAGTCTGTATTCTACTTCTCTATGAAGGCTTCTCGAGGAGACTTAAGCTTAGAATTGAGCTTATCCTTTTTAATTGTATCtccctttttttctctaatgcatctctccccccccccccccccaattttttCAACCAACTTTCTCACACCTTCAGCCCCTATTTAAAGACTTCTCTTAGTGGAGTTGTCATGAAAATGTGGTTACTTTTCATGTTGGTGGGCCCTTATGGGATATATTCCTGACCAGATGGGATATACCTCTCGTGACAGATGTAACTCTCTTAAAACTTGCACTTGTTGCCAAATGGTGCTCAATAGGCGATTTTCCCTATGGCACTACCATTACCATCCCATATAGGCCCTGACCTTATTTGGGCCTATATTCTTAAGTATATAGAGGCTGATGGTTTGGGCTTATACCTGATGCCTGTACATATACCATACCACTTTATAATACTCTCAACctcctaatttttattttcctatacaacacattaaaataatatatctaaacaataaaatatataacccAAAAccatctctctcctctctttaaTATCTGTCTTTCctcctattctctctctctctctctccattgtgaacaaaccaaaaacccGACACAGACACAAACACAATTCAAACCCAACCTCCCCACCACCTGCcaatcatcaacaacaacaatctgCCACCACCACTATCAACAATACCATTGCTGCACCACCAACCATAAACATTATCAACAACACAACCTccacccaaacccaccaccTCACCACTATTGCACCACCCAAATTAACCCAACAAATCACAACAAACCCATATCaaaatcacccaaaaaaaaaccaagcaaaatcacaaaaaatccATACCAAAATCACCCAAATCACTCCAGACAAATTACCCACATAAcccactgccaccaccaccaatccaaacacaacctaacCCACTGTCATTAATCCAAACACCTCCCACATCGGgaccaaaacccaccaccacatgCAAAATCACAACCCCTACCACATGGGACCAAAACCTATCTAAGAATCAAACCCATagggaaataaaaatataactgaTCAAACCACTGTAATCTCCACCATCGATCTCCGACCTccaccacaaacccacctcAGAAAACGGGTTTAAGAGATCTATTTTTTGGAatgaagagatagagagagacgATCTGGCCATGAAAGGGAGAAGAGGGTGAGAGGTAGAGCTGAGATTGGTGGTTgttgttttgggtttgagaGATAAATAGATAGGTTAGAGGTGAAGAGAGACTACCGTGGTGTTGGTGATGATGAGTGGCAGAGCATGGAAGCTCTAGCCATAGAAGGgagaagagagtgagagaaagagcTAAGAGATGAGAGATTCAAAGAGTGAGAAGGACAAAGGGAGAATAGAGAAGgtaggagagaaagagaagggtAGAGAGTAAAATGTAAGtcagagagaagagagaagtggGAATAAAAAGGGtcttagagcattcttatcaagaatgctaaatattttagcatttagcactttaaaaacctactttatcaattttaacataccattttacaattcaccaaacatcaaacattctattttctttttacaacttcatttaaataatattatttttattttaccactttctctctctttccaccACTTTCTTCTCAATGGCTAGCCATTGTCagccaccactaccaccactaTAAACCATCAACATTCAACAGCAAACCAAGATCGGCAAACCCACTGCCACCAAAATCAGCATCCATCCAAAAATCAACcccatagcaaaaaaaaaaaaaaaaaaaaaaaaaaaaaaaaaaaaaaaagcaacaacaacaacagaaactAAACTAAACTTAAGAGAGAGAAGCTCACcgtgagaggaagagagggaggcGGAGGATAGAGTAGcgaacaaaacccacaaacccaagaCCCACGGTGGCCACGGCAAGCAAAACCCATCAAACCTAAGACTCACGCCTCAGCCACAGCAACCCACCTCAGTCACCACCCATCCATCTCGTTTTCAACCCCAACCAAAACCCCTTACCCCGATCTCAACGCCAGCCAAAACCCGCCGCCCTGATCTCAACCTCGGTCACGTTGATGATCTATGAACGTAGACCCATGAACCCAGACCCACAAACCCAGACCTATGAActcaaacccacaaacccaaacccataaaATCGCCAAAGCACACCAGACCACGACCCACGACCCATGACCATCGGCAGAGCACAATCATCGGCAGACCACACTCATTGGCGAACTACATCGGTGAAgcacagagagagaagagagaataaAGAAGCGGAGGGAGGAAGGAGAaagatagaagagagagagagcctgagggaataaaaaatcatttttgttttagaattggAGCTACAGTGCAGTCTCAAATATGAGATTGCACTGTAGCTTGAATCTTAAAACTTTAAGATATAGCCGGTTTAATGGAGTGgttttttttatctcaaaatgctaaaaaaataggatttttaGCATTTGAGAGGCTTAATAAGAATGCTCTTAGAGGCCGAATTGGCATTTTCATAGGCCTCAACATAAGCCATTTTTTTGTCACCTATTTGCCAATAACTTCTTTGTGTGATTTCAGAAACATTTTGGGTCATCTATTTTAAACAATTGGCCCAACTACCTAAACACCAAACAAATGATAAATTGAAAAAGGGAATCATTAACATAAGATATCAAAttcaagtttaaaaaagaaagaaatttcaaTATGTTTAtaaaaggctaaaatgcaaaactgaccctctaagttttacattttgtcatttcagtcctataagtttcagttttgtcatttcagttttctaagtttcaaattttgtcaatttagtcctccGTTAGCCTTCCGTCAAAcgttaattacaaaaaaaaaggggaaactAAGGGCTTAGGGAACGACATCGTTCCCTAGCTCCTAGTTCATTCTTCAACAATGGAAAGATGAACTTTCTTATAGCTGTTTTGTTCAAGTAAAGACAATATTGATTGAATTCATTTTCTTGCAACTGCTTCTCAAAAGGTGAAGAGTAAGAGACTTgaataattaaatcaataacaAATACCATTAAAGAAAAATCCTATTACTAGCAATAACTTTAGATTTTTAATCATAGGCAATTCGTTGAGCAGGTTGAGTGCAAGCCTTTCGTTCCAGTTTTTGCCGCAAGCCAACTCTGCTTGTAATTCTTGTAACTTTTTGCCATATTCCTCCTCAGTTTGCTTTTGTATCCATCCAAACAACAAAATCCAACTTTtctaagaaagtaaaaaaaaaagaaaagaaagaaaacctcATGATCTTGTCCTGTGCCTCTAAAGTCATGGCACTAACCTCATGATCTTTAGACATGCTTGTCTTTTAGCCTTTACCCATATTTGcttcttttctactttttttttttattttttttattttttatttttttatcccggattttttgaaaagaaagagaagttttTCTCAAAAGAGACGAGACTTTCCTGGAGAGATGTAAAATGAAATGGCCAGGGGAACGACGTCGTTCTCGGatcctttggtttttttttaattaatgttttttagtttttttagttaagaaattaaaaaaaaaatcatccaaaacGACGTAGTTTTGGTTAGTAAACGGTAGCATTTAACGGAAGGTTAACGGAGgattgaattgacaaaatttgaaacttagaggattgGAATAATAAAACTGaaacttaaaggactgaaatgataAAAGGTGAAACAAGGTGAaacttagagggtcagttttgcattttagcctttatAAAATGTTTTGGCATCAATTTCAAGAAATGGGTCAAATGAGAAAAAATTGGGGTTATCTAGAGGTCGGTTCAGGTTAGGTTTGTGCTTAACTTGAATCTGATCCACTCACATTGGATGGTAGAAGGAAAGACTTGCCGTTGACCATTACTAACCATAGATCAAGTCAATTTTGGTTTGGGTGGATGATGGTTAGATTCGAGTAAAATTGACAAAGAAGTGGAGTAAAACGAGTCATGATCTTGATTGATTTGAGATTGGGGGAGAGAGGGAGGATGATGGTTGATGAGGAATGACAGTTTCCAATGAGCTTCGGTTAGTCGGTTTGGTTTCAGTCAAGTTTCAAATCCCACCCACTACTCGACCAACTCATATTGGTTGCCGAAGTAGGAAACCTATTACCAGTAGCCTATTTGCTCAGTTTGAGTCAATTTCGTTTCGAGTGGTACTTAATCAGATAGTTTCATTAGGTTACCAATCAGCTTGGACAATCCTAGAAAGGATGATGGATTGAATTAGCATAATTCcacttagcaaaaaaaaaaaaacatcattcgAGATATTTAGATGTTtgtattacaaaaataatattaaaaaaaaacatattatagaAATAGGTGATTTTACTTAAGTTGCAATAAGTaacaaataacattatttttaaacGATAACAATCACaactttaaatattattaaaattcacaACTTTTCCTTCAAATCAGTTGAAAAGAATAATCATTTACATATGTGAATAATAACATGAAtagtcaaaattttaaatatttttatatacatgcCAATAGTCACTTACTAAGTAAaagtcattttttattcttaaataaaaagAGGTTTTGTTAATTGATACCCTTAGGGATTTTGTTAATAGatcattttagaaaacttttaaTATCACTaccataagaaaaaaaaaaaaatcagttcttttttctttaaagaattttttaaaatatttcttgaATCAATGCTCTTAAGACATTCGttaacttttcttataaaaagaaTACGGGCCATCCATCCTAACTCGTAACTATCATACTTTATCCTTTGAAAAACCAATACTTGAGAGTGTAAACATGAACAAGGAGCTGCAAGCACTTTTGGAGTTGAGTCATTGTCTAATCTTAGAATCATCCACAACATTAATAATTTCAGTTGTAAGAGAAAAAAGCTTTATGATAAAACTTAGATATATgtctttttatatatactttaaattccattaaatttaaataatctaCATTTTTAGCCAtgaatgttattattattatgtattattttttttattatagatttgTGTCTTTTGACATCCTAGAATGAAACATTTAGATGCAACCTGCTGCAGTAACTTATCAATGTTTTTATGACACAAACATACACTTGCcatattttttctctcaacCATAAAAAGTAGGAGTATTACTAATTTACTAGAATGTGATAAgatatttatttcatatttctaaacagtttataaaaaaaaaatttctaaccaatttaaattataaaaaaagccATGATTTATAAGGATAAAAACCAAAGTATTATTTGGCGTTCCAACAGAGAATAACTCTTATCACATTACCTTATCAACACAAGAGTGAAGACAATACCAGGGGAAAGTACTGATTTGTTACCTTGAACGGTAGTTGTAATGTTGTCAAAAACTAGGGCCGTTTGGTAAAAAGGTTTGAATAATGTTAtttgtaattttctaaaatatgtgTGTTAAAAAGGTGTATTTTATAAGtgtataagagcatccacatcagttggtggataATCATCTATAATCCAAAATCTCtattattttacacattttagcTCAAAAAACTCCCACATCAGTTGgtgcaaaattttgtaaaattgtgcaaatccaCCCACAAGCTACaataaccgtgtaaatatatacagttactgtagctcgttcatttattattttatcaatttcacggttcgctcattttttttttttttttttttttttttttttttttttttctcttttctccgtgctcaacaaactcaataACTGCTCTCCTCATCTTTTTTCCTCATATGCACACAGAGATACACTAgctccaaaaaacaaaaaaaaaacacaaatacacagatcggagctcgtgggctTGCCTGATCGGAGGTCGTGGGTGGTGCTCATGGGTCTTGCTTGACTGGATCGGAGGTTGTGCTCGTCGGTCTTGACTGGATCGGAGGTTGAGCTCATCGGTCTTGGCTGGATTGGAGCGCGTGCTCGTCGAGCTTGACTGGATCGGAGGTCGAGCTCATCGGCCTTGGCTGGATCGGAGGTCGAGCTCGTCGGCCTTGGCTGGATCGAAGTGCGTGCTCGTCGGGCTTGACTGGAGAGGAGCTTGATCGGAGCTTGGGCCATCTCCCGCACCAGCGTGGATGGGCCGCGCCGCTTATGGCGCCGCCCAGGAGCAAGGCCAAGTGGTGAGCGGCTGATCGAGAGATGGGTAGAGTGtagagagatgggtatagagagagagtgtttaTTTAGAAAtggggagagagagatagagagtgcGTATTAAAGGGGGATCGttgggaaataataaaaaatttgagagaaatgataaaatatttaagaaaatgtgtaaaatagatgaactgatgtgggtattttgtaaaattaaatatgtaaaatagaaaaaataaatttttagtgtaaaaataaatatgtaaaatgaaTGAACTGatgtgattatttaaaaaaaaaaaaaaaaaaaaatatatatatatatatatatatatatatatatatatataaaatgttgtttagaAGCTGAAAATATACGTAAAAATCAATCTAACATTTTGATCAATGATCGGAAGGTAATTTTAGTTGAGTCCTGAGTTTGACAagtcaaaagactcaaaacattttgaattttgtttcatGTGTGTAGCTCACAAACTGACAAACCAATCCGAGAATCGATTTGAAAGACTTTTTTTCTCCGGTGACATATGGACAAGTACACATGTATCAAGATTTTGAAGAAAACacctttaaatttattaaatatttttttattgaaatataaatttaaaaaatttaactgaTAAATAGTTTGTTCTTTCGATTCTTAATTATTATGTTAAATCTTGTttaaatactataaaaaatttaaaatatgccacttgaagataaaaaaatttatataaaataaatagaattaggcatatattaataatattttaaaaattttttttttataaaaaaaaagaaggtaattctgttttgatagtttttcagtttcctctaattttttttgcaaaatgaataATGAATATGTGTATCAAGTGCACACataaaagatatataaaaagttgACAGGATTATCTTAGTCTCTGTACAGAGAAATCTTTTTCCCCAAGCATCTCTGCGTTTGACTCGTTGTTCACTGTTAACACCTGTGCAGTGCGTTCGACGAAAATTCGTCACCGTAATAAAGTAACAGCAGCCTTCTCAATCCTCATCACTATCTTTCCCTATATATTAACTGGGAGAAGTACCCAATAATTTAGAGGTTCCATTTTCCTCTGTTACAGAAGGAGCTGAGAGCTCCTTTGATTCTGAGTTACGTACGCTAGTTTCTTCCGTATTTCCCCTTCTCATCTTTCTCTTCCGCTTCTGAGTACTCTTCTCTGCTCCATTTGTTCACTTAAATCATGGATATCTAGGGTTCTTCTACTTGTactcttatttctttttttgctctTTGTGTACAcctatatatgtttttttttagatccTAGTCTTTTATATGAATTTCACTATATTAGGTAGTCTTTAATGTTGAGTTAGTGTCAGATTTTAGTTTCCCAAATCAGTTTTAGACATAAAATCAGCTATTTACGCTTTCTTGGCTTTGTTTGACCATATAAATTATGGATTCAGGCTCTGATTTCGTGAACGGTTTTTCTACCATGTCGCCAAATTCCGAGGATCACTTCTCAAATCTTATAAACGAGTACACATTCAATCAACTATCTCCTCCTCCTACTACAGACCTTAACTTCCTCGAAAGTCCAAATCTTTCATCTGATCTTGATCTGGGTCCCACTGGTTTTAAGCCCTCGATCACTACCACCGTTGGTCTAGAGGGTCAACCATATGATCCACCACATGTTATTCCGCCTAtgttgcaggcagacttcaCTTCGTCCTCGGACGACAGTGATTTTTCTGAAACGGTTCTCAAGTACATAAATCAGATTCTTATGGAAGAGAACATTGAAAACAAGCCCTGCTTGTTTTATGACCCTTTGGGTCTAAAAGACACTGAGAAATCTTTCTATGATGCTCTTGGTAAAAAAAACCCTGCTTTACCAAATCAAAATTGCGTTGAGAGTCCTGCGCTTTCAACAAGCAGTGGTGATTATGGTACTAATAGTACTAGTAGTTCTAGCACTGTTAATGATGCTCTATGGCCAAGTGATCTTGGAGAGCATAACTACTGGCCTTCTTTATCACCGCCTCCTATTCTGGGTGAGTATAATGCTGTCCAGTCTAATTTCAATCCCACTGATCAATCACAGTTTTTTGGGAATTTGTCAGATGATAGTGTCAGTCATTTTGGTGATGGGTTGGAGGTTATGGCTCAGAATATTTTTACCAGTAGTGAATCAATATTGCAATTTAGGAGGGGGTTAGAGGAAGCTAGTAAGTTCCTTCCTAAGAGTAATAATTTGGTTATTGATTTGGAGAACAACACGGTTTCTTCTTCTGAGTGGAAAGGAGAGGATCTAAAGGTGGAATCTTTGGTGGTGAAGggtgagaaagagagtgattCGCTGGATGGGTCAAGAGGGAGGAAGAATCGTGAGAGGGAAGAGATAGAATTAGAAGAGGGTAGGAGCAATAAGCAGACTGCGGTTTATGTAGAGGAGGATGAGTTATCAGATATGTTTGATAAGGTTTTGCTGTGTACCGATGCGCCGGCTTCAATGTGCGGTGAGAACTGTGAACCTTTGCAGAATGATGCAAGCAAGGCCTCGTTGCACACTATTGGGCAGGCACAAGTAGCTAATGGTGGGAAAGGTAGTCGTAATAAGAAGCAGAGCAGGAAGAAGGAGACAGTTGATTTGCGGGGTCTTTTGATTCTATGTGCACAAGCTGTCTCAGCTGGTGATGGTAGAACTGCTAATGAGTTATTGAAGCAGATT
This region includes:
- the LOC142607784 gene encoding scarecrow-like protein 34; translated protein: MDSGSDFVNGFSTMSPNSEDHFSNLINEYTFNQLSPPPTTDLNFLESPNLSSDLDLGPTGFKPSITTTVGLEGQPYDPPHVIPPMLQADFTSSSDDSDFSETVLKYINQILMEENIENKPCLFYDPLGLKDTEKSFYDALGKKNPALPNQNCVESPALSTSSGDYGTNSTSSSSTVNDALWPSDLGEHNYWPSLSPPPILGEYNAVQSNFNPTDQSQFFGNLSDDSVSHFGDGLEVMAQNIFTSSESILQFRRGLEEASKFLPKSNNLVIDLENNTVSSSEWKGEDLKVESLVVKGEKESDSLDGSRGRKNREREEIELEEGRSNKQTAVYVEEDELSDMFDKVLLCTDAPASMCGENCEPLQNDASKASLHTIGQAQVANGGKGSRNKKQSRKKETVDLRGLLILCAQAVSAGDGRTANELLKQIRQHSTPFGDGSQRVAHYFANGLEARLAGTSIGSQMVYKRVSALEKLKAYKVYLSACPFKKMSYGFSIKMILLAAEKATTVHIVDFGIHYGFQWPLLIQKLSKRPEGAPKLRITGIDFPQPGFRPAECIEETGRRLERYCSRFNVPFEYNAIASQKWETIRIEELKIERNEVLAVNCAFQMKNLLDETVEGTSPRDAVLNLIRRMKPDIFVNSIVNGYFNAPFFLIRFREALFHFSGMYDVFDATIPRDNPERLMLEREFCGRDAMNVIACEGLERVERPETYKQSQVRISRAGFKKLPLNQELMSVIRAKIKAWYHKDFILDEDSDWMLQGWKGRILYASSCWVPA